From a region of the Phragmites australis chromosome 21, lpPhrAust1.1, whole genome shotgun sequence genome:
- the LOC133903918 gene encoding serine carboxypeptidase-like 2 has protein sequence MGRPRENGPSSSSIGLGGPRRSPLLLLPLVVAVLLLIASSSCWCAAAEARRRNVITHIKGFEGPLPFHLETGYVEVDEEHGARLFYYFIESERNPAEDPLILWITGGPGCSALSGLLFEIGPLKFDVAGYTEGFPRLVYFQDSWTKVSNVIFLDAPVGTGFSYAREEAGLNVSLTESGRQHHTFLRKWLADHPEFASNPLYIGGDSYSGYTVPVTALDIATHNTDTDHEEEEAPKLNLVGYLVGNAATDDRYDTGGKVPFMHGMGLISDELYEAARVGCGGDFYKRPEPTNARCANAMLAINLVTFAVNPVHILEPFCGAAVRANSIFPDGDGDGGRRSMLDDLKLPVECRDNGYRLSYIWADDPEVRQALGIHDGSIGSWSRCTSLTHFRHDIATAIPYHVNLTKAGYRALVYNGDHDLDMTFVGTQAWIRSLGYPIVSDWRPWFANRQVAGFTRTYAYNLTFATVKGGGHTAPEYRPKECLAMLDRWTSPAGQL, from the exons ATGGGCCGGCCGAGGGAGAATGGACCGTCCTCGTCTTCCATTGGCTTGGGTGGCCCTCGCCGCTcgccgctgctgctcctccccttggtggtggcggtgctGCTGCTCATCGCAAGCAGCAGCTGCTGGtgtgcggcggcggaggcgcgtcGTCGGAATGTGATCACGCACATCAAGGGGTTCGAAGGCCCGCTGCCCTTCCACCTCGAGACAGG GTACGTGGAGGTGGACGAGGAGCACGGCGCGCGTCTCTTCTACTACTTCATCGAGTCGGAGAGGAACCCGGCGGAGGACCCCCTCATCCTCTGGATCACCGGCGGCCCAGGATGCTCCGCCCTCTCCGGCCTCCTCTTCGAGATCG GCCCTCTCAAGTTCGATGTCGCGGGGTACACAGAAGGGTTTCCACGCTTGGTCTACTTCCAAGATTCGTGGACCAAGGTGAGCAACGTCATCTTCCTGGACGCGCCGGTGGGTACGGGCTTCTCCTACGCGCGGGAGGAGGCCGGCCTCAACGTCAGCCTCACCGAGTCCGGGCGGCAGCACCACACCTTCCTCCGCAAGTGGCTGGCCGACCACCCGGAGTTCGCCAGCAACCCGCTCTACATCGGCGGCGACTCCTACTCCGGCTACACCGTCCCTGTCACCGCGCTGGACATCGCCACCCACAACACTGACACAGatcatgaggaggaggaggcgccgaaGCTGAACCTGGTGGGCTACCTGGTGGGCAACGCGGCGACGGACGACCGGTACGACACGGGGGGCAAGGTGCCGTTCATGCATGGCATGGGGCTCATCTCCGACGAGCTCTACGAGGCCGCCAGGGTGGGCTGCGGCGGGGACTTCTACAAGAGGCCGGAACCCACCAACGCGCGCTGCGCCAACGCGATGCTGGCCATCAACCTGGTCACCTTCGCCGTCAACCCCGTGCACATCCTCGAGCCCTTCTGCGGCGCCGCGGTGCGCGCCAACAGCATCTTCCccgatggcgatggcgatggcggcAGGCGGTCGATGCTGGACGACCTGAAGCTCCCGGTGGAGTGCAGGGACAACGGGTACCGGCTGTCCTACATCTGGGCGGACGACCCGGAGGTGAGGCAGGCGCTGGGCATCCACGacggatccatcggctcctggagCCGCTGCACGTCGCTGACGCACTTCCGGCACGACATCGCCACCGCCATCCCCTACCACGTCAACCTCACCAAGGCAGGGTACAGGGCGCTAGTGTACAA CGGCGACCATGACCTGGACATGACCTTCGTGGGCACCCAAGCGTGGATCCGATCGCTGGGCTACCCCATCGTCAGCGACTGGCGGCCATGGTTCGCCAACCGACAGGTCGCAGGCTTCACCAGGACCTATGCCTACAACCTCACTTTCGCCACTGTCAAG gggGGAGGACACACTGCTCCGGAGTACAGACCCAAGGAGTGCCTGGCCATGCTGGATCGATGGACATCCCCTGCAGGCCAGCTCTGA
- the LOC133903545 gene encoding phytosulfokines 4-like, translating into MACKSNNQATCNSSVLVAGFVTFIIICTRGVVQVAARPEPIPSNIINHELKKHLQVISSTGATTATAGLGHKLGKLQGMKSTSLGQEEQEMDMTMQLQDCQGKQESVEEEYCLMMRRTLVAHTDYIYTQGKHN; encoded by the exons atggcctGCAAGTCCAATAATCAAGCTACTTGCAATTCCTCAGTATTGGtggcaggctttgtcaccttcatcatcatctgcacgAGAGGAGTTGTTCAGGTAGCAGCAAGGCCAGAACCAATACCGTCCAATATTATTAATCATGAACTGAAGAAGCATCTGCAG GTTATTTCTTCCACGGGGGCAACCACTGCAACTGCAGGTCTCGGCCACAAGCTGGGGAAGCTGCAGGGAATGAAATCGACCAGCCTGGGCCAAGAAGAGCAAGAGATGGACATGACGATGCAGCTTCAGGACTGCCAAGGGAAACAAGAATCAGTTGAGGAGGAGTactgcttgatgatgaggaggaccCTTGTTGCTCACACTGACTACATCTACACCCAAGGCAAACACAACTAA
- the LOC133903919 gene encoding protein PHLOEM PROTEIN 2-LIKE A10-like, whose protein sequence is MDALAAACLCSRRRRARRLLLAAAAATAGYGLYRLYRHHRRRLIAALTLADAVSLVGSDLADFLRSDSDQVPRSLLQLSKLAASEPISSAASSLSESVASGVLRAISTHRQLQQQQLQNPQTPLQDRILDRLLSPAGAGFASAVVGSFARNLVLSSCHARTAEAGAREEPEWLAALCSARGKEAAAELVRVFVSTAVAAYLDRTVAVRSSDQVSAGLSDPKHEAKVKDLAVSVCNGAVETFLRTSRQLAKEASVARTEAATMEPKAPNSDTNYVMQRVSSTLAMPSNRRFVLDVTGRVTAETVRSFLDFLAQRVSDGARKSIVIARDEVAERGLVAVKYLGAKSMAVLTISLALCMHILMGTRFLLPA, encoded by the coding sequence ATGGacgcgctcgccgccgcctgcttgtgctcccgccgccgccgcgcccggcGCCTCCTCCTAGCTGccgcggccgccaccgccggatACGGCCTCTACCGTCTCTACCGCcaccatcgccgccgcctcaTCGCCGCCCTCACCCTCGCCGACGCCGTCTCCCTGGTCGGTTCCGACCTCGCCGACTTCCTCCGCTCCGACTCCGACCAAGTGCCCCggagcctcctccagctctccaAGCTCGCCGCCTCCGAACCcatctcctccgccgcctcgtccCTCTCCGAGTCCGTCGCATCCGGGGTTCTCCGCGCCATCTCCACTCACCGCCAATTACAGCAACAGCAGCTGCAAAACCCCCAAACCCCGCTCCAAGATCGGATCTTGGACCGACTCCTCTCCCCCGCCGGGGCAGGATTCGCCTCCGCCGTTGTCGGAAGCTTCGCCAGGAACCTCGTCTTGTCCTCCTGCCACGCCCGCACCGCCGAGGCCGGAGCCCGCGAGGAGCCCGAGTGGCTGGCCGCGCTCTGCAGCGCCAGGGGCAaggaggcagcggcggagctCGTCCGGGTCTTCGTTAGCACCGCCGTCGCAGCCTACCTCGACCGGACTGTCGCCGTGCGCAGCAGCGACCAGGTGTCCGCCGGCCTCTCCGACCCCAAGCACGAGGCCAAGGTCAAGGACCTCGCCGTCTCCGTCTGTAACGGCGCTGTCGAGACATTCCTCAGGACGTCGCGGCAGTTGGCCAAGGAGGCCTCCGTTGCTCGGACTGAGGCGGCGACCATGGAGCCTAAGGCGCCCAATTCAGACACCAACTACGTGATGCAGAGGGTGTCGAGCACACTGGCCATGCCGAGCAACAGGAGGTTCGTGCTGGATGTCACAGGCAGGGTGACTGCGGAGACGGTCCGGTCGTTCCTCGACTTCCTGGCGCAGAGGGTGTCTGATGGAGCCAGGAAGAGCATTGTCATCGCCCGTGATGAGGTCGCCGAGAGGGGACTCGTCGCCGTCAAGTACCTCGGCGCCAAATCCATGGCCGTGTTAACCATCTCCCTGGCATTGTGCATGCACATTTTGATGGGAACCAGGTTCCTATTGCCGGCCTAG